A region of Candidatus Aegiribacteria sp. DNA encodes the following proteins:
- a CDS encoding HAD-IIIA family hydrolase gives MEYDLIIFDADGTLRYCTVEGQPCPNRTGEWKLYPGVIEMLAGFNWAHPGEESGIGYGIASNQGGVGVGYFSESTAVALLEDTFRDAFGFSPAEKTIEICPHIPHSDCGCRKPEPEMLNRLMKLYGTSPEKVLFVGDRDADMKAAFNAGCDFQWASEFFNRDPEL, from the coding sequence ATGGAATACGATCTAATAATTTTCGATGCTGACGGAACTCTCAGGTACTGTACGGTTGAGGGGCAGCCATGCCCCAACAGGACAGGTGAATGGAAGCTTTATCCGGGTGTAATCGAGATGCTCGCAGGCTTCAACTGGGCGCATCCCGGAGAAGAATCCGGCATAGGGTATGGCATTGCCAGCAACCAGGGAGGAGTGGGCGTTGGTTACTTCAGTGAGAGTACCGCTGTAGCACTCCTTGAGGATACATTCCGAGACGCTTTCGGTTTCAGCCCTGCTGAGAAAACTATAGAGATCTGCCCTCACATTCCGCACAGCGACTGCGGCTGTCGGAAACCTGAACCCGAGATGCTTAACCGTCTAATGAAACTCTACGGAACCTCTCCCGAGAAAGTTCTTTTTGTCGGAGATCGTGATGCTGATATGAAGGCTGCTTTCAACGCAGGTTGTGATTTTCAGTGGGCCAGTGAGTTTTTTAATAGAGACCCTGAATTATGA
- a CDS encoding YjbH domain-containing protein, producing the protein MRTVRILSLITLCFVVDSVIASSLPFSRPGLIDIPTATILQHTQIGFGGSFTAFSYENADSTSENDFAIAGHLEFGLFDRGQVGITWLGSAGLSADARVIAINEGTHVPAIAVGCQNITGEENYEFFRNTNDSLYKYGESQNFSAYIVFSKDFKYFSEIPLCIHLGYGIGRFLQSKDFDSSGISNPIKGAFGGLEYQPARNVSIMLEWDGRDANIGAGYVLNDNVRFLGAVTELEQLILSDRNHSDVMQNIKFGFGVEITLGPFFNRTTLTPFEELTRTYDAELLRKLEEIRSHAREDIENLKRDIH; encoded by the coding sequence ATGAGAACTGTCCGAATTCTTTCGCTGATAACTTTATGCTTCGTAGTTGATTCCGTTATAGCTAGTTCTCTTCCTTTTTCCCGCCCGGGATTGATTGATATCCCAACGGCTACCATCTTGCAACACACTCAAATAGGATTTGGCGGATCGTTTACCGCCTTCAGTTACGAGAACGCCGACAGCACTTCTGAAAACGATTTTGCCATTGCGGGCCACCTTGAATTCGGCCTGTTCGACAGGGGTCAGGTTGGGATAACATGGCTTGGAAGCGCGGGATTATCCGCCGACGCAAGAGTAATCGCTATAAATGAGGGAACACATGTCCCTGCCATAGCAGTCGGTTGTCAGAATATCACAGGCGAGGAAAATTACGAATTCTTCCGGAATACCAATGACAGCCTTTACAAATATGGGGAATCGCAGAATTTCTCAGCCTACATAGTGTTTTCAAAGGACTTTAAATACTTCTCCGAAATACCTTTATGCATTCATCTTGGTTACGGCATCGGCAGGTTCCTGCAGAGTAAGGATTTCGATTCAAGCGGGATCTCAAATCCCATAAAAGGGGCTTTCGGCGGGCTTGAATACCAACCCGCCCGGAACGTATCGATAATGCTGGAATGGGATGGAAGAGATGCCAATATCGGAGCGGGATACGTACTGAACGATAATGTCCGTTTCCTTGGGGCAGTGACGGAACTTGAACAGCTTATCCTGAGCGACAGAAATCACTCGGATGTCATGCAGAACATCAAATTCGGTTTCGGAGTGGAAATTACACTCGGACCTTTCTTCAACCGTACAACCCTTACTCCCTTCGAGGAGCTAACACGGACTTACGATGCGGAACTGCTCCGGAAACTTGAGGAAATAAGGTCTCATGCCAGAGAAGATATAGAGAATTTGAAAAGGGATATCCACTGA